A stretch of DNA from Micromonospora sp. WMMD1155:
AGACCCGGACCGGCTCGGTGATCAGGCAGGTCAGCAGGTCGTGTTCCAACCGGGTGAGGTCGACCTCGCGCTCCCCGCAGCGGGCGCTCGACCGGGTGGAGTCGATCACCAGCGCGGTGGCCGACTCGGCTGCGGCCGCGGCCATCTGGCGCGGGGTGGCGATCAGCCGGCGTAGCTCGTCGAGGTCGGCCACGAGCAGCAACGGAGCGATGCCGTCGAGGCGCTCCGCGAGCCGGATGCGCTCGGCCGGCGACGACGTCACCGCGATCAGTAGCGGGAACGGCTCGTCGGCCGGGCCCTCCCTGTTCGACGTCGCATCGTCGTCCTCGGCCACCGCACCGCCCGGGATCGATGGGCATCCCTGCCCGGCTCTCGTCATGGTCCTGACAATGATTGGCAAAACGCGTCACCGGAGCAGCAACTCTTAGCGACAAGTTGCTCACGGCAAGTTCTTGATCGTCCTTTCTTCTCGATCATAGTGTCCACTCGGGCAACCGGCGTGACCCGCGCGGTGCATGGGGAGGTCCACCCATGGCCCATCTTCACCCTGGGTCGTTCTGAGGGAGGCAGCACCGATGTTCAGACGTCCACAATGGCGGCGCACAGCCAGATCACTGGTGAGCGCCGGTGCGGCGGCGATCCTCGCCGCGACTTGCTTGGCCACCGTCGGGTCGGCAGCGCAGGCGGCACCGGGCGGCGGGATGCAGGCGGGCGCCCCGACCGGCGACAAGATCCGACCCGAGCTCGCCAAGCAGCTACAGGCCAAGAGTGAAGGGGACTTCTGGATCCGGTTCAAGGACCGGGCGGACCTCAGCAAGGCCAGCGCCATCAAGGACTGGTCGAAGCGCGGCACCGCGGTCGCGGACGCCCTGCGCAAGACCGCCGCCGCGAGCCAGGGCAGGATCCGCGCCGACCTCGACAGCTCGGGCACCCGGTACCAGACCTTCTGGGCCACCAACGCGATCAAGGTGAGCAGCGGCTCCCTGGCGATGGCCCAGAAGTTCGCCGGTCACTCCGAGGTCGAGGGCCTCTACGCGCCGGTCGCCTACAAGGTGCCGGAGACCACCAAGGGCACGGACGAGAAGACAGTGAACGCCCTCGAGTGGGGCATCGCCAACATCAACGCCGACGACGTGTGGGCCCAGTACGGCGTCAAGGGCGAGGGCATCACCGTCGCCAACATCGACACCGGCGTGCAGTTCAACCACCCGGCGCTCGTCAACTCCTACCGTGGCAACAACGGCGACGGCACGTTCGACCACAACTACAACTGGTTCAACGCGGCCGGTGCCACCGGCGCCTGTGCGACCGCCCCCTGTGACGGCGACGGCCACGGCACGCACACGATGGGCACCATGGCCGGCTCCGACGGCGCGAACCAGATCGGCGTCGCGCCCGGGGTCACGTGGATCGCGGCGAACGGTTGCTGCCCCAGTGACGCCGCTCTGATCGAATCCGGCCAGTGGATGCTCGAACCGCTGGACCTCAACGGCCAGAACGCGGACGCGAGCAAGCGCCCGAACATCATCAACAACTCGTGGGGCACGCGGGACCCGTCCAACGAGCCGTTCATGGAGGACGTGACGGACGCCTGGGCCGCGTCCGGGATCTTCGGCACCTGGTCCAACGGCAACAGTGGGCCGGCGTGCCAGACGAGTGGTTCGCCGGGCAGCCTCGCCAGCAACTACTCGACCGGCGCGTACGACGTCAACAACAACGTCGCCGGCTTCTCCGCTCGCGGCGTCGGGCAGAACGGTGAGATCAAGCCCAACATCTCGGCCCCGGGCGTGAACGTCCGGTCGAGCATCCCGGGTAGCGCGTACGGCAGCATCAGCGGCACCTCGATGGCCGCGCCGCACCTCGCGGGCACGATCGCGCTGCTCTACTCGGCGGCGCCCTCGCTGATCGGTGACGTCGACGCCACCCGTGCGCTGCTCAACGGCACGGCGATCGACAAGGCCGACGACCAGTGCGGCGGCACCGCCGCCGACAACAACGTCTACGGCGAGGGCCGCCTGGACGCCCTCGCGCTGCTCGACGCGGCCCCGACCGGCGACATCGGCACCCTGGCCGGAACGGTCACCGACGCGGCCACCGGCGCCCCGATCGCCGGCGCGACGGTGACGCTCACCGGACCGGCCGCACGGGAGCTGACCACCGGCGCCGACGGCAAGTACTCGACCCAACTGCCCACCGGTGACTACCAGGTCGCCGTGGCGGCCTTCGGCTACGGCGGCACCACGAAGACGGCGACCGTCGCCAAGGGCGCGATCACCACGCTCGACGTCGCGTTGACGCCGGTGCCCAGCGTCAACGTCACCGGGTCGGTCACCGACGGCTCGGGCCACGGCTGGCCGTTGTACGCGAAGGTGACGGTGACCGGCGTGTCCGGCGTCTACGACTACACCACCCCGTCGAACGGCCGCTACAGCATCAAGCTGCCGGCCGGGCAGACCTACACCCTGACGTACGAGTCGCAGTACCCGGGCTACCAGACCGTCACCAAGCAGGTGGTGGTCGGCACGGGTAACGCCACCGCGAACGTCGCCGTGCCGGTGGACACCGACACCTGCACCACCGCCCCCGGCTACACGTTCGGCTCCGACGGCGAGTACGAGACGTTCGACGCCCCGACCACCCCGGCCGGCTGGACCGTCGTGGACAACGCGGGCAGCGGCCAGGTCTGGAAGTTCACCGACGACGGTGACCGGGGCAACCTGACCGGCGGCAGCGGCGGCTTCGCGATGATCGACAGCGACGACTACGGTGCGGGCACCAGCCAGGACACCTCCCTGGTCAGCCCGGTGGTCGACCTGACCGCCGTCACCGCCCCGGTGATCCGGTTCAACCAGGACTTCAACCAGCTCAACGACGACACCGCCGACGTCGACCTGAGCATCGACGGTGGTGCCACCTGGACCAACGTGCTCCGGCAGGAGACCGACGTCCGGGGTCCGAGGGTGACCGAGATCCCGATCCCGCAGGCGGCCGGCCAGGCGCAGGTGCAGGTCCGGTTCCACTACTACGACGCCTCGTACGAGTGGTGGTGGGAGGTCGACAACGTCCTCATCGGCAGCCAGATCACCTGTGTGCCGCTCGACGGCGGTCTGGTCGTCGGCAACGTCCGCGACAAGAACGACGGCAGCTACGTCAACGGTGCGACGGTCACCAGCAAGGACCGGCCCGCCGAGAAGGCCGTCACCGTGGCGACCCCGGACGATCCGGGGCTGGCCGACGGCTTCTACTGGATCTACTCGTCGCTGACCGGCGCGCACGATTTCACGGCGACCGCCGGTAACTACGTCAGCCAGACCAAGTCGGTGGACGTCGAGGCCGACTGGGCGACCACCGCGAACTTCCAGCTCGCGGCCGGCCGGCTGTCGGTGACGCCGACCGAGCTGAGCGCCACGCTCCAGATGCCCAACGGCAAGGCGAGCAGGACGTTCACGGTGACCAACACCGGCGGCGCGCCGGTCGAGGTCAAGTTCAGCGAGCGGGACAACGGATTCGAACTCCTCCGCGCGGACGGATCCACCGTCACCCGGCAACAGGTGCTCGGCGGCAGCGGCGCTCCGGAGCAGCGGCTCACCGTACCGACGTCGTTCGCCGCCAAGGCGTCCGGCAAGGAGGCCAAGGCCACCGCCGCCGCGACCGGCCCGCAGGCCGCGCCGTGGACGGACATCGCCAACTACCCGGCGAACGTGATGGACAACCGGGTGGTGAACCTGGACGGCAAGGTGTACTCGATCGGGGGTGGCGACGGTAGCGCCTCCACCACCAAGAACTACGCCTACGACCCGGCCGCCCAGACCTGGACGGCGATCGCCGACCTGCCGGGCGCACGCAACGCCCTGACGGTGGGCGTCGTGCAAGGCAAGATCATCGCCAGCGGCGGCTGGGGCGACGAGGGTCCGGACGCCGCCACCTGGTCGTACGACCCGGGGGCCGACACCTGGACCGAGCTGGCCGACAACCCGGCACCCCGGGCAGCGGCCGGTCAGGGCGTCGTCGACGGCAAGCTGTACGCGGTCGGTGGCTGCACCACGGCCAACTGCACGCCGATGTCGAACAGCGTCGTCCGGTACGACCCGGCCACCGACACCTGGGCGACGATGGCCAACTACCCGAAGTCGGTGGCCTTCGCCTCCTGCGGCGGGATCGACGGCATCCTCTACTGCACCGGTGGCAACGACGGTTCCGCCGCGCAGAAGTCCAGCTACGCCTTCGACCCGGGGGCCAACACCTGGACCGCGATCGCCGACGCGCCGGCCGACAACTGGGCCAGCTCGTACGCCGTGGCCAACGGCAAGCTGCTCGTCGTCGGTGGTTCGCAGGGTGGGGCCATCAGCAACGCCGGCTTCGCCTTCGACCCGGCCGCCGGCTCGTGGTCCAACCTGCCGAACGCCAACACCGCCCGATACCGGGGTGGCGCGGCTTGCGGCTTCTACAAGATCGGCGGCTCGTCCGGCAACTTCAACGCGGCGGCCAACAGCGAGGTGCTCCCGGGCTTCGAGGGTTGCGCCGAGTCGGCGGCCGACGTCAGCTGGATGACCATCGACAAGTCGTCGGCGACCCTCGCGCCGGGTGCGAAGGTCACGGTCACCGTCGGCCTGACGGCGGACGTGGACCAGCCGGGCACCTACTCGGGCTCGATCGGGATCACGGAGAACACGCCGTACTCGGTGGCGCCGGTCGCGGTGACCATGACCGCGAACCCCCCGAAGACCTGGGGCAAGCTCATGGGAACGGTCATCGGCAGCAGCTGCCAGGGTGCGACCTCGCCACTCGCCGGGGCGGTCGTCCAGGTCGACTCGTGGGCGGCGTCGTACACCTTCGCCACCGACGCCGAGGGCAAGTACGCCTACTGGGTGGACCGCCGCAACAACCCGCTCACGATGATCGTCGCCAAGGACGGGTGGAAGCCGCAGACCCGCCAGACGAGGATCAACACCACCACTCCCACCGTGGAGAACTTCGGGTTGGTGCCGATCAAGTGCTGACGCCCGAGCGGTAGCGCACAGTCCGGCCCGCCTGGTTTCGACCGGGCGGGCCGGACCCTGTTCGGGGATCAGGCGGATCGGGCCGGACTTGAGAGGATCAGACCGGACCGGGCCGGTCCGCGTTGAGAAGATCAGACCGGGGCGAGCCGGAAGCCGACCCCGCGTACCGAGTGGATGGTCGTCGCGGCGTTGAGTCTCGCGAGCTTTCCGCGCACCCGGCGGACCACCGAGTGCATGTCGGAGCCCCGGCCGAGGTGCCGGTTGCCCCACACCTCCAGGTGCAGACGCTCGTAGGTCCAGATCTGCCCGGGCGCGTCCACCAGACAGAGCAGGACGTCGTGCTCCAACCGGGTCAGGTCGATCTCCTGGTCACGCCACCGCAGCACCCTGCGGTCGGAGTCGACGGCCAGGTCCGGTGGCGGCTGCTGCGGGCTCGGCGCCACCTCGGTGAGCACGGCTGCGGGCTGTGGGGCCGGGCCGAGCGCGGCTGCGGATCGCGGGGCCGGGCCGAGCGCGGCTGCGGATCGCGGGGCCGGGCCGAGCGCGGCTGCGGACTGTGCGGCATCGGCGAGCACGGGCCCGTCCTGCGGGATCACCGCCGGAGTCGTCTCGACCACGCCGAGAAACTCTCGGGCCTGCCGGACGGTCGAGACGATCAGAAAGGCGTCACTGCCGCCGAGTAGCCGCGCCAGTTGTCGGCGCTCAGCCGGTGAGGACGCGATGCCGATGACCAGGCTGTCGACTGGAATTCCCTGCATTCCCCCAACCCCTTCCGGTTCCCCAGCTCACTCCGGATGGATTTCTCGCACCGACCACCGAGGCATCGATCGGTGTCCTGACCCTAGTGGTGGCTGATCTCGGCGGGGTAAAACATAGTTGCATGTAAGCATCTGAATGCTTCTGCTCCGTCGAGGCCCACCGGCCCTTCCGACGACGATCCGCCTCCCGCAGTCGGCGCGGGCAGTTGTGACAGAACCAAGACAATCCCAGTACGGCATCCGGACGTGCCGGGACGAGCATGGCCGACATGACCATCGGATCGTCGTACCCCGTGGGGCGGTCGACGCCCGGCCCGCCGCCGGCGCGACCCCGGCCACCCGCCAGCGCGGCGGTGACGTCGGGTCTTCGGCTGCTCGCGGCGGCGCTGGGTGGTCTGCTCGCGTTGGCGCTCACCGCTGCCGTCTTCGTCCGGACGTACCCCGGTCAGTGGCTGGACGGTCTGCTCCTGCCGCGCGCCGAGCGGGGTGGGGGATACGAGCAGGAGACCGTCCTGGTGGGGCCGGCCAAGGCCGTGCTGGCCGGCTTCGGCAGCCCGAGCCTCCTCGTCGCCCTGCTCGGCGCGGTGCTGCTGGTGGGTGTGCTCCGCCGCCGGCTGGTGGCGGGGGTCGTCGGTGTGGGAATGGTGGTCGGCGCGGTGGTGGCGGCCGGCGCGCTGAAGTCGGCGCTGCCCCGCCCGGATCTCCAGATCGAGAGTTCGACGACCCACAACAGTTTTCCCAGCGGCCACGTGGCGGCGGCGACGGCGCTGCTGCTGGCGTTCATGCTGGTGCTGCCCGGTTGGGCTCGACGCTTTCTGGCGGTGCCCGGTGCCGCCGGTGTCTCGGTGATCGCCTCGGCCACGATGATCGCGGGCTGGCACCGGTTCAGTGACGTGCTCGGCGGCGTACTGCTGGGGGTGGTGTTGTTCTGCCTGGCCGCCGCCGCGTTGACGGGCCTGCGGGGGGACCGGGACGTGGATGCCGGGCCGGACGGCGGGAGCCTGTGGCGCCGGTTGGCCGAGATGGCGGTGAGCCTGGCCGCGCTGGTCTGGGCACTCGTGGTCGTGGTGCCCTCGCTGGCGGCCTCGGTGCAGCGCGGCGCGCTCGTCGCCATCGTGGCGGCGGGTGCGACGACGATGTTCCTGGTGGGTTCCGTGGTGTTCCTGGTGCGGTCGGCGGACTTCGTGGTACCGCTGCGAGCCGACCGTGCCGGGCGGCCGTCGCCGACCGATTCGCAGAAGATCTCATGATGGGATACTTGACGACATGTCCCAGGTCCTGCTGATCGAAGACCACCAGACGGTGCGCGATGGGCTTCAGTTGGCGCTCACCCGACAGGGCCACACGGTGCACGCGGTGGAGACCGGGGAGCAGGGGTTGGAGCGGCTGCGCACCACCGCGTCCGACGTCGTGGTCCTCGACCTGATGCTGCCCGGGATGGACGGGTTCGAAGTCTGCCGCCGGATTCGGCAACTCGGTGACCTGCCGATCATCATGCTGACCGCGCGCAACGACGACATGGACGTGGTGGCGGGGCTGGAGGCCGGCGCCGACGACTACGTGGTCAAGCCCGTGCAGGCCCGGGTGCTCGAGGCGCGGATCCGCGCGGTGCTCCGACGGACCGGCGGCGAGTCGCGTCGCGCCGGTGGCGAGCGGCCCGGCCTGGAACAACACGGTGCGCTGACGATCGACCGGGCCGCGCTGGTGGTCAGCAAGGACGGCGTGCCGGTCGGCCTCGCCCCCACCGAGCTGCGTCTGCTGCTCGAACTCTCGCACACGCCGGGCCAGGTGCTCAGCCGCCAGCAACTGCTGGAGGCCGTCTGGGAACACGGGTACCTCGGCGACTCGCGGCTCGTGGACGCCTGTGTCCAGCGGCTGCGCGCCAAGATCGAGGTCGACTCGTCGGCGCCGGTCTTCATCCAGACCGTGCGTGGTTTCGGATACCGGTTCGGGCCGCTGTGACACTGTGGCGCCGCGCCGGCACCCGGGTCTCGGGCCTGCGGGTCCGACTGCTCCTGGCGTTCGTGTTGCTCGGCGTGACCACCGCGGCCGTCGTGGCCAGCGGCAGCTACGTCCAGGCCCGGACGGTCATCCTGCAACAGGCGCAGGACGCCGCGGTGAGGTCGCTGACCGACCAGCTCAGCAAGTACTACCCGATAGCCCAGTTGCCGCCGACCCAGGACGACCTCGACATCCTGGCCCAGCGTCTCTCCGACCGGGACACCACCACGGTGGTCGTCTACCGCGACCTGCGGTCGCCGAATTTCGAGGTGGCCGACGCGCTCACCCCGGAGCTGCGGCAGGAGGTCGGCGACGGCCGGATCGCCTGGCAGCGGGTCGCGCTCAACGGGGAACCCAAGCTGCTCATCGGCACCCAGTTGGCGCTCGAACGACCCGACGGCACCTCCCGACCGTCCGGGCTGGAGGTGTACTCGATGCGCAGCCTCCTGCCCGAGCAGCAGAGCATCGACCAGCTCGCCACCCGCGCCTGGCTGACCGGAGGGCTGTCGCTGGTCCTCGCGGTCCTGCTGGCCCTGTTGGCCGCCGGCAGCGTGTTGCGACCCGTACGCGAGTTGGGCCGGGCCGCACGCCGCCTCGGCGAGGGCGACCTGACCACCCGGCTGACCGTCCGGGGCGTGGACGAGCTGGCCGATGTGGCACGGACCTTCAACGACACCGCCGGGACGCTGGAACGGCAGGTGGGGGAGCTGCGACGGATGGAGTCCGACGCGCGCCGGTTCGTGGCGGACGTCTCGCACGAACTCCGTACGCCGTTGGCGGCGATGACCGCGGTCACCGACGTGCTCGACGAGGAGGCGGAACACCTGCCCGGGGACGCGGGCCGTGCAGCCCGGCTGGTCAGCCGGGAGACGCAGAACCTCACCCAGCTGGTCAACGACCTCATCGAGGTCAGCAGGTTCGACTCCGGAACGGCCCGGCTCGCCCTGGACGACGTGGACGTGGCCGCCGCGGTGAGCGCGACCCTGCGCATCCGCGGCTGGACCGACCGGGTCCGCGCGGAGCTGCCGCCCGGTGTCGTGGCCCGGCTCGACCCCCGCCGGCTGGACGTCATCGTCGCCAACCTGGTCGGCAACGCCCTGCGGCACGGTGCCGAGCCGGTGTCGGTGCGGCTGAGCGCCGACGAGGACTGGGTCACCGTCGAGGTGGCCGACCACGGTCCCGGACTGGACCCTGAGGTGTTGCCGCACGTCTTCGACCGTCTCTACAAGGCCGACACCGCCCGAACCCGCTCCGACGGCAGTGGCCTCGGCCTCGCCATCTCCTGGGAGAACGCGCGCCTGCACCGCCACGGTGAGCGGCGGGGAAGTCTCGTCGCCGGAAACGACCCCGGAGGCGGCGCGGTGTTCACCCTCCGCCTGCCCCGGGACACGGCGGCCGACGGTGGTGCCCGGTGACCGGCCGGCGGACGGGCCGCGCACTGGTCGTCGCCGGGCTGCTCGTCGCGGTGCTCACGGCGGGGTGCGGGGTCCGGCCCACCGCCGTCATCACCGGTCGCGCCGCGGTCAGCGGGCCCACCGAGGGCATCGGGGTCTACCTGCTCGCACAGGGCGAACTGGCGCTGGTCCTCCGCCAGCCGAAGGCGACCCAGGCCGGTGCCGCGCCCGTGGTGACCTGTTCACCGGCATCCTCGGACGGCTCGTCCTGCCAGCCGGCCCAGGCCGTCGCCCTGCTCGCGGCGGGTCCGAGCGAGGAGGAGCGGGCCAGCGGCCTGACCAGCGAGGTGCCCGCCGGGCTCGTCCCGGTCACGGTGACGCCGGACGGACGGGGATTCGGCCTCACCGTGACGACGACAGCAGCGGTACGGCCGTTGTCGGCCGACGCGGTCGACCAGATCATCTGTACGGCCACCGACGCCGCCGCCCAGGTCGGCCTGATGAGCTCTCTCGTCCCGGTGACGATCGTCGGACCCGACGGCACCCGGCCGCCTCGGCGGTGCCCGGTCAGGTGACCGGGCACCCGCCACCGCTCACACCAGGTCGGCCACCCGGGCCGGCCGGGGAAGACCGCCGTGACGGCCCCGGTCCTCGTCGGCCAGCGCGCCGTCGATCAGGATGTCGATCAGGTCGACGAACCCGAGACCGGCCTTCTGCCAGATCTGCGGGAACTGCGACGCGGCGGTGAAACCGGGGAACGTGTTCACCTCGTTCACGATGGGCTCGGGCGATCCCTCGGCGGGTAGGAAGAAGTCCACCCGCAGCAGCCCACGGCAGTCGAGGGCGTGGAAGGCGCGGATCGCCCGGTCCTGGAGTACCTCGGTGGTCGCCGCGTCCAACGCGGCGGGGATCTGGAAGATCGCGCCGCCGTCGTACTTCGCGTCGTAGTCGAAGAAGCCGGCACCGGTCACCCGGATCTCCAGCGGCGGACCGGCCTCCACCCGGCCGTCCGGGTGCTGGAGGACCGCCACGTCGATCTCCCGACCCCGGGCCCCCTGCTCGACGAGCACCTTCGGGTCGACCTGTCGGGCCCGCTCCAGCGCGGCGGGAACCCCCGACCAGTCGTCCACCTTGACGACGCCCAGGCTGGACCCGGCCCGCGCCGGCTTGACGAAGACCGGCAGGTCCAGACGTCGCCGGTCGTCAGGCGACAGGTCCTCGCCCGGCCGCAGGGTCACCCCCGGGCTGACCCGCAGCCCCTCGGCGGCGAGGAGTCGTTTGGTGACGCCCTTGTCCATACCGGCGGCGCTGGCGAAGACCCCGTTGCCGACGTACGGCACCCCGAGCCACTCCAGCAACGACGCCACCGTGCCGTCCTCGCCGTACGGGCCGTGCAGGGCCGGGAACACCACGTCCTGGGCGCGCAGCACGCGCAACGCCGCAGGCAGTGGCGTCGGGCGTCCGTCGACGTGCCAGCCGCCGGCACGGTCGATGAGCACCTCGGTGACCTGGTACCGCTCACGGTCCACGTGGGTGAGGATGCTCGCCGCCGAGCGGCAGGACACGTCGTGCTCGCCGCTCTGCCCGCCGTACAGCACTGCCAGTCGGGTTGTCATGAAATCCGTGCCCTTCCGTGGTGGTGGTCGCGGGCCACCCGGGCCCCGATGCCGGTCAAGATCTCGTGTGGATTGGTGTCGGCCCAGCGGGCCCATTCGACGACGGTCGGTGGG
This window harbors:
- a CDS encoding winged helix-turn-helix domain-containing protein, which translates into the protein MTRAGQGCPSIPGGAVAEDDDATSNREGPADEPFPLLIAVTSSPAERIRLAERLDGIAPLLLVADLDELRRLIATPRQMAAAAAESATALVIDSTRSSARCGEREVDLTRLEHDLLTCLITEPVRVWSYAELHRSVWGDEGRERKADVQSLVKRLRRKLHDLGTLATIDVVRGVGLRLTDHQQARVERA
- a CDS encoding S8 family serine peptidase, with product MSAGAAAILAATCLATVGSAAQAAPGGGMQAGAPTGDKIRPELAKQLQAKSEGDFWIRFKDRADLSKASAIKDWSKRGTAVADALRKTAAASQGRIRADLDSSGTRYQTFWATNAIKVSSGSLAMAQKFAGHSEVEGLYAPVAYKVPETTKGTDEKTVNALEWGIANINADDVWAQYGVKGEGITVANIDTGVQFNHPALVNSYRGNNGDGTFDHNYNWFNAAGATGACATAPCDGDGHGTHTMGTMAGSDGANQIGVAPGVTWIAANGCCPSDAALIESGQWMLEPLDLNGQNADASKRPNIINNSWGTRDPSNEPFMEDVTDAWAASGIFGTWSNGNSGPACQTSGSPGSLASNYSTGAYDVNNNVAGFSARGVGQNGEIKPNISAPGVNVRSSIPGSAYGSISGTSMAAPHLAGTIALLYSAAPSLIGDVDATRALLNGTAIDKADDQCGGTAADNNVYGEGRLDALALLDAAPTGDIGTLAGTVTDAATGAPIAGATVTLTGPAARELTTGADGKYSTQLPTGDYQVAVAAFGYGGTTKTATVAKGAITTLDVALTPVPSVNVTGSVTDGSGHGWPLYAKVTVTGVSGVYDYTTPSNGRYSIKLPAGQTYTLTYESQYPGYQTVTKQVVVGTGNATANVAVPVDTDTCTTAPGYTFGSDGEYETFDAPTTPAGWTVVDNAGSGQVWKFTDDGDRGNLTGGSGGFAMIDSDDYGAGTSQDTSLVSPVVDLTAVTAPVIRFNQDFNQLNDDTADVDLSIDGGATWTNVLRQETDVRGPRVTEIPIPQAAGQAQVQVRFHYYDASYEWWWEVDNVLIGSQITCVPLDGGLVVGNVRDKNDGSYVNGATVTSKDRPAEKAVTVATPDDPGLADGFYWIYSSLTGAHDFTATAGNYVSQTKSVDVEADWATTANFQLAAGRLSVTPTELSATLQMPNGKASRTFTVTNTGGAPVEVKFSERDNGFELLRADGSTVTRQQVLGGSGAPEQRLTVPTSFAAKASGKEAKATAAATGPQAAPWTDIANYPANVMDNRVVNLDGKVYSIGGGDGSASTTKNYAYDPAAQTWTAIADLPGARNALTVGVVQGKIIASGGWGDEGPDAATWSYDPGADTWTELADNPAPRAAAGQGVVDGKLYAVGGCTTANCTPMSNSVVRYDPATDTWATMANYPKSVAFASCGGIDGILYCTGGNDGSAAQKSSYAFDPGANTWTAIADAPADNWASSYAVANGKLLVVGGSQGGAISNAGFAFDPAAGSWSNLPNANTARYRGGAACGFYKIGGSSGNFNAAANSEVLPGFEGCAESAADVSWMTIDKSSATLAPGAKVTVTVGLTADVDQPGTYSGSIGITENTPYSVAPVAVTMTANPPKTWGKLMGTVIGSSCQGATSPLAGAVVQVDSWAASYTFATDAEGKYAYWVDRRNNPLTMIVAKDGWKPQTRQTRINTTTPTVENFGLVPIKC
- a CDS encoding response regulator transcription factor, yielding MSQVLLIEDHQTVRDGLQLALTRQGHTVHAVETGEQGLERLRTTASDVVVLDLMLPGMDGFEVCRRIRQLGDLPIIMLTARNDDMDVVAGLEAGADDYVVKPVQARVLEARIRAVLRRTGGESRRAGGERPGLEQHGALTIDRAALVVSKDGVPVGLAPTELRLLLELSHTPGQVLSRQQLLEAVWEHGYLGDSRLVDACVQRLRAKIEVDSSAPVFIQTVRGFGYRFGPL
- a CDS encoding D-alanine--D-alanine ligase family protein encodes the protein MTTRLAVLYGGQSGEHDVSCRSAASILTHVDRERYQVTEVLIDRAGGWHVDGRPTPLPAALRVLRAQDVVFPALHGPYGEDGTVASLLEWLGVPYVGNGVFASAAGMDKGVTKRLLAAEGLRVSPGVTLRPGEDLSPDDRRRLDLPVFVKPARAGSSLGVVKVDDWSGVPAALERARQVDPKVLVEQGARGREIDVAVLQHPDGRVEAGPPLEIRVTGAGFFDYDAKYDGGAIFQIPAALDAATTEVLQDRAIRAFHALDCRGLLRVDFFLPAEGSPEPIVNEVNTFPGFTAASQFPQIWQKAGLGFVDLIDILIDGALADEDRGRHGGLPRPARVADLV
- a CDS encoding winged helix-turn-helix domain-containing protein; this encodes MQGIPVDSLVIGIASSPAERRQLARLLGGSDAFLIVSTVRQAREFLGVVETTPAVIPQDGPVLADAAQSAAALGPAPRSAAALGPAPRSAAALGPAPQPAAVLTEVAPSPQQPPPDLAVDSDRRVLRWRDQEIDLTRLEHDVLLCLVDAPGQIWTYERLHLEVWGNRHLGRGSDMHSVVRRVRGKLARLNAATTIHSVRGVGFRLAPV
- a CDS encoding HAMP domain-containing sensor histidine kinase; its protein translation is MTLWRRAGTRVSGLRVRLLLAFVLLGVTTAAVVASGSYVQARTVILQQAQDAAVRSLTDQLSKYYPIAQLPPTQDDLDILAQRLSDRDTTTVVVYRDLRSPNFEVADALTPELRQEVGDGRIAWQRVALNGEPKLLIGTQLALERPDGTSRPSGLEVYSMRSLLPEQQSIDQLATRAWLTGGLSLVLAVLLALLAAGSVLRPVRELGRAARRLGEGDLTTRLTVRGVDELADVARTFNDTAGTLERQVGELRRMESDARRFVADVSHELRTPLAAMTAVTDVLDEEAEHLPGDAGRAARLVSRETQNLTQLVNDLIEVSRFDSGTARLALDDVDVAAAVSATLRIRGWTDRVRAELPPGVVARLDPRRLDVIVANLVGNALRHGAEPVSVRLSADEDWVTVEVADHGPGLDPEVLPHVFDRLYKADTARTRSDGSGLGLAISWENARLHRHGERRGSLVAGNDPGGGAVFTLRLPRDTAADGGAR
- a CDS encoding phosphatase PAP2 family protein; its protein translation is MTIGSSYPVGRSTPGPPPARPRPPASAAVTSGLRLLAAALGGLLALALTAAVFVRTYPGQWLDGLLLPRAERGGGYEQETVLVGPAKAVLAGFGSPSLLVALLGAVLLVGVLRRRLVAGVVGVGMVVGAVVAAGALKSALPRPDLQIESSTTHNSFPSGHVAAATALLLAFMLVLPGWARRFLAVPGAAGVSVIASATMIAGWHRFSDVLGGVLLGVVLFCLAAAALTGLRGDRDVDAGPDGGSLWRRLAEMAVSLAALVWALVVVVPSLAASVQRGALVAIVAAGATTMFLVGSVVFLVRSADFVVPLRADRAGRPSPTDSQKIS